The nucleotide window GGCCATGCCGCCAATGCAGAGCAAGATGCTCACATTCAAATTGCCAATGCCGCTTCTCTTTCTGAAAATGATGTGTTGATTGCGATTTCTTATTCTGGAAACACCAGAGAAGTGGTGAAGGTTGCTCAGCTAGCCAGATCGAAAAAAGCCAAGGTGATTGTGATTAGTCAGCTATCGCCTTCTGCTTTAGACAAATACGCTGATATTAAGTTGATATCAGCAGCCGACGAAAATCATATTCGCAGTTCATCTATAACTGCTCGTGATAGCCAACTTTTTATTACCGACTTGTTGTTCATTGCGTTAACTCAGCAGGAAGAGCAAGCAGACCAATTAATTGAACAAAGCAAATCTGCAGTAGCAGAATTTAAGCAATAGAAGGATATTGTATGGGACCGTTGTGGGTTGATATTGCGGGCTATGAGCTAACAGCTGAAGACAGAGAAATTTTAGAGCATCCAACCGTTGGTGGTCTTATCTTATTTGCTAGAAACTACCACGATAGCAAACAGCTATCGGCGTTAAATAAAGAGATCCGCAAAGTTGCAAAACGTCCTATTTTAATCGGTGTTGACCAAGAAGGCGGCCGAGTGCAGCGCTTCCGCGATGGATTTTCAATTATCCCTGCCGCTCAAGAATTCGCGACTAAGAATAATGGTGAGCAGTTAGCAGAACAGGCCGGTTGGTTGATGGCGGCGGAATTGATTGCCCATGATATCGATCTGAGCTTTGCGCCTGTATTAGATAAAGGCCACGACTGTAAAGCGATTGGTAGCCGAGCATTTGGTGAAGATATTGATACCATCGTTCGCCACAGTAGTGCTTTTATTAAAGGCATGAAATCGGTTGGCATGGCGACAACAGGAAAGCACTTTCCAGGACACGGTGGCGTGATTGCTGATTCGCACCTTGAAACGCCTTACGATCCTAGAGACGACATCTTTGAAACCGACATGGCCATCTTCAAGGCTCAAATTGAAGCTGGAATATTAGATGCGATGATGCCTGCGCACGTGGTTTTTTCGCACTATGATGATCAGCCAGCGAGTGGCTCTGAGTATTGGTTGCAGAAAGTATTGAAGCAACAGCTTGGATTTAAAGGCTTGGTGTTCTCTGATGACCTAACTATGGAAGGTGCTGCGATTATGGGCGGCCCTGCCGATAGAGCGAAGGCTGCTCTGAATGCGGGGTGTGACATGGTGTTGATGTGTAATAAGCGAGATGCACAAATTGAGGCTCTTGATCACTTAGCGATTCAAGAGGTGCCTTTAGCCAACTCATTGCTTAAAAAGCACAGCTTTGATTTATCGACGCTTCACTCGGATAGTCGATGGAAAAAGGCTTCAGAGCAAATTAAGCGAATGTTAAACGCTGGGTGATAAATAAACACTCTATAAGTTTGAAGAAGGCGATATGAGAAATATCGCCTTTTTTGTATGTGTGGGGCGCGGTTTAAACTGGTTTGTGTGTCAGAATGAATTAAAGAGGGCGTGTAAATTTTAATTTACAGCAAATGTTTTTTATTGTTTACACTTGCAATCGTTTTTGTAGCTGTTATTGTGTTTTTAAAGATTGTTAGCCCAAATGGAAATGTTGGGTGTAAAAATAAATATACAGGTTGAGTTATGCAGAAAAGTGAATTAAGCAATGTCAATATCATCGACGAACAGGTACTGATCACTCCAGAGGAGTTAAAAGCAAAACTGCCTTTGAGTGATAATGCTCGTCGTTTCATTCAAGAGTCTCGTGAAACTATAGCAAATATCATTCATAAGAAAGATCATCGCATGCTTGTAGTATGTGGCCCATGTTCTATCCATGATATTGAAGCTGCGAAAGAATACGCGAAACGCTTAAAAGCTTTATCTGAGCAGCTTAGCGACCAACTGTATATTGTAATGCGTGTTTACTTTGAGAAGCCTCGTACCACTGTTGGTTGGAAAGGCTTGATCAATGACCCACATCTAGATGGTACGTTCGATATTGAGCATGGTCTGCATGTTGGTCGTGAGTTACTTGTTGAACTCGCTGAGATGGAAATTCCACTAGCGACAGAAGCGCTAGATCCAATCAGCCCGCAATACCTAGCAGATACATTCAGCTGGGCAGCAATCGGCGCTCGTACGACTGAATCACAAACCCACCGCGAAATGGCGAGTGGTCTTTCAATGCCAATCGGCTTTAAGAATGGTACGGATGGCAATCTAGGTACTGCAATCAATGCAATGCAGGCGGCTTCTTCTAGCCACCGTTTCATGGGTATCAGCCGTGAAGGTCAAGTCGCACTACTAACGACGCAAGGTAACCCAAATGGTCACGTAATTTTACGTGGCGGTAAGCAGACGAACTACGATTCAGTATCTGTACACGAATGTGAGCAAGAGCTGGGTAAGTCTGGCTTAGAGGCGGCACTAATGGTCGACTGTAGCCATGCGAACTCTCGTAAAGATTTCCGTCGCCAACCTTTAGTTGCAGAAGATGTGATTCACCAAATTCGTGAAGGCAACAAGTCGATTATCGGCCTGATGATTGAGAGCCATATTAACGAAGGAAACCAATCTTCAGATATACCTCTCAATGAGATGAAATACGGTGTATCTATTACCGACGCGTGTATCAATTGGGATTCAACTGAGGCACTATTGAAACATGCACATACGGAATTAGTCCCGTTCTTAGAGAACCGCTTGAAAGGTTAGTCAGAGTTTAAATTTAAGTGCCTCATCTAATGGGGCATTTTAAGATCTGTTGCTAACGAACCTGCATCAGTGCGGGCTTTTAGATTAGCACGGGCTTATAGATTAGTAAGGAATAAAATGGCCGTTGAACTGAACGAATTACGCGACCAAATCGATGCTGTCGATAAACAAATGTTGGATTTACTGGCTCAACGACTGGCTCTAGTAGAGAAAGTCGGCGAAGTAAAAAGTGAGCATGGTTTACCTATTTATGTACCGGAACGTGAAGCCGCGATGTTGGCATCTCGTCGTCAAGAAGCCGAGAAAATAGGGGTTCCGCCACAGTTAATCGAAGATATTTTGCGTCGTACTATGCGTGAGTCTTATGCCAGTGAGAAAGATTCTGGTTTTAAGTGCCTTAACCCAGAGTTGCGTTCAGTGGTTATCGTTGGTGGTAATGGCCAGCTTGGTGGTCTGTTTGGACGTATGTTCAAGCTTTCTGGTTACGAAGTTAAAATCCTTGGCAGCCAAGATTGGGATAGAGCCGACGAGATTTTAGATAATGCTGGCCTTGTAGTTGTAACGGTTCCAATTCACCTGACAGAAGGTGTGATTGCGAAGCTGGGTAACCTACCAAGCGATTGTATTCTTTGTGATTTGACGTCGATTAAATCAAAGCCTCTACAAGCCATGATGAACATGCACCAAGGTCCAGTGGTTGGATTGCACCCAATGTTTGGTCCTGATGTTCCAAGCCTTGCGAAACAAGTGATTGTTTACAGTGATGGACGTGGTTCTGAAAGCTACCAATGGTTGCTGAATCAATTTGGTATTTGGGGCGCGAGCCTTTGCCAGATGGATGCTGCTGAACACGACCATGGCATGACTCTGATTCAAGCACTACGCCACTTCACCTCTTTTGCTTACGGCTTGCACCTAAGTAAAGAGAACCCGAACATTGATCAGCTTCTGAAGCTAAGCTCGCCAATCTACCGACTTGAGATTGCGATGGTTGGTCGTCTGTTCGCTCAAGACCCGAACTTGTACGGTGATATCATTCTTTCTTCAGATGAGAACATTGAGATGATTCGACGTTTCCATAGTCGTTTCGGTGAAGCATTAGAAATTTTGGATGGGAAAGATAAAGCCAAATTCGTTGATAGCTTTAATCAAGTCAGTGATTGGTTTGGCGACTACTCGCAGCAGTTCTTGCAAGAGAGCCAAAATCTTTTAAAGCAAGCGCATGACTCGATTCATCGTGGCTAATTACGATTTGAAATCATAAAAAAGAGCGACCTGATGGTCGCTCTTTTTGTTTGTGCTGAACGCTATGAAAGCATTTGGCTTACAGTAGGCTAAAAGCAGTTAGATCATCATAGGCCAAACCAACTGGCCCTAATAATCAATAGCTAATAACCAACAGCTAATAACTAGTTAGTCGTGATAGGCTTTTTGTTCTCTTCACTCGATACGGTGTCGATAGTCGAGCTAATGTAAGGCACATTCGTCAGGTTGATCTGCAAGCGAACTACATTATCAATCAGTTGAACCAGTGGCCCCCACTTAACCTTTTTCTCTTTCTCGAACACGTAGTTGAAGTTTTCCGGTGTCCAATCCATCAAGTATTGAGGGTTCAGTGAACGACCAAGGAAGCGTACTTCATAATGCAAGTGTGGCCCGGTTGAGTTACCTGAGTTACCACAGCTTGCAATCACATCACCTTTACTCACAAACTGACCGCTGCGAACTTTGAATTTTTGTAGGTGCGCGTAAGAACTCATGAAACCGAACGAGTGACGCATAGTAATAAAGTTACCGAAGCCTTTTTTACTTGGGCGTACCGTTTCAATGACTCCATCTGCGGGCGCTACAATATCTTCACCACGCTTACACGTCAGGTCGATACCAGTATGTACATGGCGTTTACCTGAAATAGGGTTAGTGCGGCTACCATAAGAAGAAGAGATACGTTGATAAGCCATCGGACTGTCGTTTGGAATCAAACGGAACATTGTCGCTCTTACTGCTGAATCGACCGCAGCCGCATCAATGCGATCTTCTAAAGAAATATCATCGGTAAGCAGTTCTTCATCAGCAAGACCCAGCACGGATTCCACATCAAATACACGCTTACCAAGCAGTTGAATGGTGCCTTCTTTTTCTGTCAGTGTTTGCGATAGCGAATGGTTGGTTTCTACCTGCTCAGCGTAAAGAAACTCGGTTTGCTCTTTTTCAACAATCAGCGTTTCAATCAACTGTTGTGCATCGCCTGCTTGCATCGCGAGCTCTTGTTTACCTTCGAAGTGCATGTATGCAGCTGCGCCAATTAACAGTGGCACTGAAAAAATGGCAGTGGTGCACATGAGCACGGCTTTTCGGCCGAAATAAAACGTCTGTTCCCCTTGGTTAGAGGGAATAGTAATGGAAATTTTTTTAGACATGGTTCTGTATTAACTAAATGCTTCTAATAGAAAAAGGTAATGGAGATATTATTCCTTACCCAAATCGGTAAGGTGTTCAATCTCTCTGTAAAGCAGTTCATCGTCGCCGACATTAAGCTCAACAAGGCGCTTAAGGTGGCTAATACTATCAATATCTAAATGCTCTATGCGTAAACGCATTGAGGTATTGATGGTAGAGACTATCGTTGCTTCTAACTGAATATTGATATCACTGTTGGTGAGCTTAAAGCTGACTTGAACAGGAGCATCGTGGCTGAGTTGCTGCCATTTATCACACTGAATGAGTAAACCATGAAGAGATAAGTCTTGCACCGAGCCTGATACATTTACTTGCCCTTGTGAGATCTCAGTCGGGACTTGATAAATAACTCGTGAAAATTGACGTCTTTCAAGCATAGGTAATTTCTCTATATCAATAGGTAAATAGTAAGCCAGATATATCAAAGGCCGCTATTATCGCGGCCTTTGTTCAAAATACAAGCTAATTTACTTAGCAATACGCTTGTACTTGATACGGTGCGGTTCAGCCGCTTGTGCGCCCAGAGTCTTTTTCAGCCACTCTGTGTATTCAGTATAGTTACCTTCGTAGAAGTTAACTTGACCTTCATCACGGTAGTCTAAGATATGGGTCGCAATACGGTCAAGGAACCAACGGTCATGCGAGATAACCATTGCACAGCCAGGGAACTCAAGCAGCGCTTCTTCAAGTGCTCGTAGAGTTTCGACATCAAGGTCATTGGTTGGCTCATCGAGTAGCAGTACGTTGCCGCCCGCTTTCAGCAGTTTAGCAAGGTGAACACGGTTACGTTCACCACCAGAAAGCTGACCGATGATTTTCTGTTGGTCGTTGCCTTTGAAGTTGAAGCGAGAGCAGTATGCACGAGCAGGGATTTCGAAGTTGTTGATCTTAATGATATCAGCGCCTTCAGAGATCTCTTGGAATACTGTTTTTGTGTCATTCATGCTGTCACGGAACTGATCAACAGAAGCAAGCTTAACCGTTTCGCCTAATTCAACTGAACCTGAATCTGGCTGTTCTGCGCCGCTTAGCATCTTGAATAGTGTTGATTTACCTGCACCGTTGGCACCTACGATACCCACAATAGCGCCTTTAGGCATGCTGAATGATAGGTCGTCGATAAGAACGCGATCACCAAATGACTTCGTTAGGTTCTTAACTTCAAGTACCTTGTCACCTAAACGCTCACCCGGCGGGATGAACAGTTCGTTGGTTTCGTTACGCTTCTGGTATTGGCCAGTCGTCAGTTCTTCAAAACGAGCCATACGAGCTTTAGACTTAGCCTGACGGCCTTTAGGGTTTTGACGAACCCACTCAAGTTCTTTCTCGATTGTCTTTTGACGTGCGCTTTCGCCTGATTTTTCTTGTTTCAGACGCTCATCTTTCTGTTCTAGCCAAGATGTGTAGTTACCTTCCCATGGAATACCTTCACCACGGTCAAGTTCTAGAATCCAGCCAGC belongs to Vibrio splendidus and includes:
- the nagZ gene encoding beta-N-acetylhexosaminidase translates to MGPLWVDIAGYELTAEDREILEHPTVGGLILFARNYHDSKQLSALNKEIRKVAKRPILIGVDQEGGRVQRFRDGFSIIPAAQEFATKNNGEQLAEQAGWLMAAELIAHDIDLSFAPVLDKGHDCKAIGSRAFGEDIDTIVRHSSAFIKGMKSVGMATTGKHFPGHGGVIADSHLETPYDPRDDIFETDMAIFKAQIEAGILDAMMPAHVVFSHYDDQPASGSEYWLQKVLKQQLGFKGLVFSDDLTMEGAAIMGGPADRAKAALNAGCDMVLMCNKRDAQIEALDHLAIQEVPLANSLLKKHSFDLSTLHSDSRWKKASEQIKRMLNAG
- a CDS encoding 3-deoxy-7-phosphoheptulonate synthase, producing MQKSELSNVNIIDEQVLITPEELKAKLPLSDNARRFIQESRETIANIIHKKDHRMLVVCGPCSIHDIEAAKEYAKRLKALSEQLSDQLYIVMRVYFEKPRTTVGWKGLINDPHLDGTFDIEHGLHVGRELLVELAEMEIPLATEALDPISPQYLADTFSWAAIGARTTESQTHREMASGLSMPIGFKNGTDGNLGTAINAMQAASSSHRFMGISREGQVALLTTQGNPNGHVILRGGKQTNYDSVSVHECEQELGKSGLEAALMVDCSHANSRKDFRRQPLVAEDVIHQIREGNKSIIGLMIESHINEGNQSSDIPLNEMKYGVSITDACINWDSTEALLKHAHTELVPFLENRLKG
- the tyrA gene encoding bifunctional chorismate mutase/prephenate dehydrogenase: MAVELNELRDQIDAVDKQMLDLLAQRLALVEKVGEVKSEHGLPIYVPEREAAMLASRRQEAEKIGVPPQLIEDILRRTMRESYASEKDSGFKCLNPELRSVVIVGGNGQLGGLFGRMFKLSGYEVKILGSQDWDRADEILDNAGLVVVTVPIHLTEGVIAKLGNLPSDCILCDLTSIKSKPLQAMMNMHQGPVVGLHPMFGPDVPSLAKQVIVYSDGRGSESYQWLLNQFGIWGASLCQMDAAEHDHGMTLIQALRHFTSFAYGLHLSKENPNIDQLLKLSSPIYRLEIAMVGRLFAQDPNLYGDIILSSDENIEMIRRFHSRFGEALEILDGKDKAKFVDSFNQVSDWFGDYSQQFLQESQNLLKQAHDSIHRG
- a CDS encoding M23 family metallopeptidase; protein product: MSKKISITIPSNQGEQTFYFGRKAVLMCTTAIFSVPLLIGAAAYMHFEGKQELAMQAGDAQQLIETLIVEKEQTEFLYAEQVETNHSLSQTLTEKEGTIQLLGKRVFDVESVLGLADEELLTDDISLEDRIDAAAVDSAVRATMFRLIPNDSPMAYQRISSSYGSRTNPISGKRHVHTGIDLTCKRGEDIVAPADGVIETVRPSKKGFGNFITMRHSFGFMSSYAHLQKFKVRSGQFVSKGDVIASCGNSGNSTGPHLHYEVRFLGRSLNPQYLMDWTPENFNYVFEKEKKVKWGPLVQLIDNVVRLQINLTNVPYISSTIDTVSSEENKKPITTN
- a CDS encoding PilZ domain-containing protein; the encoded protein is MLERRQFSRVIYQVPTEISQGQVNVSGSVQDLSLHGLLIQCDKWQQLSHDAPVQVSFKLTNSDINIQLEATIVSTINTSMRLRIEHLDIDSISHLKRLVELNVGDDELLYREIEHLTDLGKE
- the ettA gene encoding energy-dependent translational throttle protein EttA is translated as MAEYVYTMSRVSKTVPPKRQILKDISLSFFPGAKIGVLGLNGSGKSTLLRIMAGIDTDIDGEARAQQGLKVGYLPQEPVLDESKTVREIVEEAVSDVADALKRIDAVYAAYAEPDADFDALAKEQGELEALIQAKDGHNLETALERAADALRLPEWDAKIELLSGGERRRVAICRLLLEKPDMLLLDEPTNHLDAESVAWLEHFLVDYSGTVVAITHDRYFLDNAAGWILELDRGEGIPWEGNYTSWLEQKDERLKQEKSGESARQKTIEKELEWVRQNPKGRQAKSKARMARFEELTTGQYQKRNETNELFIPPGERLGDKVLEVKNLTKSFGDRVLIDDLSFSMPKGAIVGIVGANGAGKSTLFKMLSGAEQPDSGSVELGETVKLASVDQFRDSMNDTKTVFQEISEGADIIKINNFEIPARAYCSRFNFKGNDQQKIIGQLSGGERNRVHLAKLLKAGGNVLLLDEPTNDLDVETLRALEEALLEFPGCAMVISHDRWFLDRIATHILDYRDEGQVNFYEGNYTEYTEWLKKTLGAQAAEPHRIKYKRIAK